One part of the Mariniblastus fucicola genome encodes these proteins:
- a CDS encoding glutamine amidotransferase, with protein MNTFTLQPVTSIWIVLILAVCALLMMFVRPSFSKISKGQRQTLNLLRTGVVLLALLGLLRPGCVQTEEELQSGVLLCLLDTSRSMELPHDKDDSTRWDAIVDTMRKNEGRFQQLADKKIDVRFYGFDNEMVQLEFDGQLNLPSKPEGGETDLASPLFNSSRETRGERLIGVVLMSDGVPTVLNPPVEISQAVTPLVNMETPLFSIPLGSPADTGQSRDVAITNFAEQHVVNVKNRLIAEATVATRGYQGQDIRVELVVIDSSGREEVVNPPRIVTPQRATQEIIVPFEYKPTEPGEFRIKVRAVPMPGEIALRNNELDAFLTVNDKGLSVVLIDGGMLWEQSFMRRSLATAEFLDLQFIPIYPSEIDAGPRDELVELFEDETVDVFILSNIDSRLLYDEVQSPLGLRALSDAVTKRGKGLMMLGGPHSFGPGLYHQTPLDDLLPIKMLPTERQDFGTDIVRRFHISGELKMKPAANHPLTQLGDDSPGWSKLPPLVGANRFAGVKKNALILLESDDQAAHPLLVASINGGRILAFAGDSLWRWNMKRHEDQARTFKPEYDQFWRQAILWLANWDSRNDDSISIEFPQRRFQPKGRVRFGVNAQSITGETLTDVIYKAVLTQPDGETQLVAVTDTGPGNWSEVERDMIAQPGVYLLEVEGQRNGTSLGTAQRQFVVVDRDVEKSNPVADVERMAMLANQTRDFGGKLIGPDELSDVLDAMIKDPPVEKVQIPTKWKFGETMSHSLGFLMIFVALLATEWVLRKKWGLV; from the coding sequence ATGAACACATTCACACTACAACCTGTCACCAGCATCTGGATCGTCCTGATCCTGGCAGTTTGCGCGCTGTTGATGATGTTCGTCCGTCCTTCGTTCTCAAAGATTTCGAAAGGGCAACGCCAAACCCTCAACCTGCTCCGTACCGGAGTCGTGCTGTTGGCGCTGTTGGGATTGCTGCGTCCGGGATGTGTGCAGACCGAAGAAGAACTCCAGTCCGGCGTGCTGCTGTGTTTGCTCGACACAAGTCGCAGCATGGAACTGCCGCACGACAAAGATGACTCCACGCGTTGGGACGCCATTGTTGACACGATGCGAAAGAACGAAGGCCGATTCCAACAGCTTGCGGATAAAAAAATCGACGTCAGGTTTTATGGCTTCGACAACGAAATGGTGCAGCTCGAATTTGACGGCCAGCTCAATCTTCCGTCCAAACCCGAAGGCGGTGAGACCGATTTGGCGTCGCCGCTGTTTAACAGTTCGCGCGAAACGCGTGGCGAGCGTCTGATCGGAGTCGTCTTGATGTCCGACGGCGTTCCAACGGTTTTGAACCCGCCGGTAGAGATCTCGCAAGCGGTGACGCCGTTGGTGAATATGGAAACGCCGCTGTTCAGCATTCCGCTGGGCAGCCCTGCCGATACCGGGCAGAGTCGCGATGTGGCAATCACGAACTTTGCCGAACAGCATGTTGTGAATGTGAAGAACCGGCTGATCGCCGAAGCCACCGTTGCGACGCGTGGCTATCAGGGGCAAGACATTCGCGTCGAGCTGGTGGTGATTGATTCCAGCGGCCGGGAAGAGGTCGTCAACCCGCCAAGAATCGTGACTCCGCAGCGGGCGACTCAGGAGATCATCGTTCCGTTCGAGTACAAACCGACGGAACCTGGTGAGTTTCGAATCAAAGTCCGGGCCGTGCCGATGCCGGGCGAAATTGCTTTGCGAAACAACGAGCTGGACGCGTTTCTAACCGTCAACGACAAAGGGCTGAGCGTCGTTTTGATCGATGGCGGTATGTTGTGGGAGCAGAGCTTCATGCGGCGATCGTTGGCCACCGCCGAATTCCTGGACTTGCAGTTTATTCCGATCTATCCGTCGGAGATCGATGCTGGACCGCGCGACGAACTGGTCGAGCTTTTCGAAGACGAAACGGTCGACGTCTTTATTCTCAGCAACATTGATTCGCGATTGCTGTACGACGAAGTGCAAAGTCCGCTGGGGCTGAGGGCGCTCAGCGACGCGGTGACCAAACGCGGAAAAGGCCTGATGATGCTTGGCGGTCCCCACAGCTTTGGACCGGGGCTTTATCATCAAACGCCTCTGGACGATCTTCTGCCAATCAAGATGCTGCCAACCGAACGGCAGGATTTTGGGACAGACATCGTGCGGCGTTTTCATATCAGCGGCGAGCTTAAGATGAAGCCTGCGGCGAACCATCCGTTGACTCAGTTGGGAGACGACAGCCCTGGTTGGTCCAAGCTGCCACCGCTGGTCGGTGCCAACCGTTTTGCTGGGGTCAAAAAGAACGCTCTGATTCTGCTGGAGAGCGATGACCAGGCAGCCCATCCGCTGTTGGTCGCATCCATCAACGGCGGTCGCATCCTCGCGTTCGCGGGCGATTCACTTTGGCGATGGAACATGAAGCGACACGAGGATCAAGCTCGTACGTTCAAGCCTGAGTACGACCAGTTTTGGCGTCAGGCGATTCTGTGGCTGGCCAATTGGGACTCGCGGAATGACGATTCGATCTCAATTGAGTTTCCTCAGCGTCGTTTTCAGCCCAAAGGTCGCGTTCGATTTGGTGTCAATGCTCAATCGATTACTGGCGAAACGCTGACAGACGTGATCTACAAAGCCGTGCTGACTCAGCCCGATGGCGAAACGCAACTGGTCGCTGTGACCGATACCGGACCTGGGAACTGGAGCGAAGTCGAACGCGACATGATCGCACAGCCCGGAGTCTATCTGCTGGAAGTCGAAGGCCAGCGAAACGGTACCTCGCTGGGAACGGCCCAAAGGCAGTTTGTCGTCGTCGATCGGGACGTTGAAAAATCAAATCCGGTCGCGGACGTTGAGCGCATGGCGATGCTCGCGAACCAGACTCGTGACTTCGGCGGCAAGCTGATCGGACCGGACGAGCTTTCCGACGTGCTGGATGCAATGATCAAAGATCCGCCAGTTGAAAAAGTTCAGATTCCGACGAAATGGAAGTTTGGTGAAACGATGTCTCACTCGTTGGGGTTTTTGATGATATTCGTTGCGCTTCTGGCAACCGAGTGGGTGTTGCGAAAGAAATGGGGCCTGGTTTAG
- a CDS encoding 3-methyl-2-oxobutanoate hydroxymethyltransferase yields the protein MLRPRKKYNVYELQQLKGKRCLTHIHVKSPEEAAAAEEAGVDLMSCSFDSPEAQLRFPRLVEAAPTSFLSCATPHGMATADEAIRIAFEALELGASSVYCSSSPKIIEAMADEGIPVVGHLGLVPRHVTWTGYRAIGKKPAEAKRLFEQMKALENAGAYAAELEVVPHQLGTYLSQNTNMILMSLGSGSGCDTQFLFSCDILGDYDERIPRHAKSYRDFGAENRRLQQERIAAFSEYIADVQSGSFPTEANTINLKEEDFEAIVNAIES from the coding sequence GCTGCCTGACGCATATTCACGTCAAGTCACCTGAAGAAGCCGCTGCGGCGGAAGAAGCAGGCGTCGACCTGATGAGCTGTAGCTTTGATTCGCCAGAAGCGCAACTTCGATTCCCGCGTTTGGTTGAAGCCGCGCCGACAAGCTTCCTTTCCTGCGCGACGCCGCACGGAATGGCGACAGCAGACGAAGCGATCCGAATCGCGTTCGAAGCTCTGGAACTGGGAGCAAGTTCGGTTTACTGCTCGTCAAGCCCGAAGATCATCGAAGCGATGGCCGATGAAGGCATTCCCGTCGTGGGGCATCTCGGACTGGTGCCTCGGCATGTGACGTGGACCGGTTATCGGGCGATTGGCAAAAAACCTGCCGAGGCCAAGCGACTTTTTGAGCAGATGAAGGCACTGGAAAACGCTGGAGCCTATGCGGCAGAACTCGAAGTCGTGCCGCATCAGTTGGGGACTTATCTTTCACAGAACACGAACATGATTTTGATGTCGCTTGGATCAGGCAGCGGATGCGACACCCAGTTTCTGTTCTCCTGTGACATCCTTGGCGACTATGACGAGCGAATTCCCCGGCACGCCAAATCGTATCGCGACTTTGGCGCAGAAAATCGCCGTCTGCAACAGGAACGGATCGCCGCGTTCAGCGAGTACATCGCGGACGTTCAAAGCGGCTCATTTCCAACCGAGGCCAACACGATCAATTTGAAAGAAGAAGATTTTGAAGCCATCGTGAACGCGATCGAAAGCTAA